Below is a genomic region from Anoxybacillus flavithermus.
ATATACATCAATATAATCGGTTTGTAATCGTCGCAAGCTATGTTTCACAGCTTCTTTTATGTATGCTTTTGACGGATCCCACGTCCAACGGTTTCCTTGTTCTGTCCAACGATTTCCTACTTTTGTTGCAATGATGACATCGTGGCGCTTTCCTTTTAACGCTTTTCCAACGATTTCTTCATTCACTCCACCATCATATAAATCGGCTGTATCGAAGTAGTTGACCCCTTTGTCGATCGCTTCGTGAATGATGCGAATCGCTTCGCCCTCCGAAGTTCCAAGCGACATGCAACCGAAGCCAATTTCACTTACATATAAGTTCGAATGTCCGAGTTTCCGTTTTTTCATGTGCTCCCTCCTTTTTTAACATTATAACGAATAAGTTTTCCATTTGTCTTTGTAGATGTAGTACAATCGATATGAAACGATGACATGGTGGTGAAATAATGGATCATTTATATGAAAAAACGATGAATCAACAGCGTATTTTTTCCGGAAAAGTGATTGATGTGTATGTTGAAGATGTATTATTGCCAAATGGAGAAACGAGCAAGCGAGAAATTGTCAAGCATCCTGGAGCAGTTGCGGTACTTGCGATAACGGAAGAAAATAAAATCGTGCTCGTTCGTCAATATCGAAAAGCGCTAGAGAGGGTGCTGGTGGAAATTCCAGCAGGGAAGCTCGAGAAAGGGGAGGCACCGCTTGAAACAGCCAAGCGTGAACTAGAAGAAGAGACGGGGTATGTATGTGAAAAAATGGAGCCGCTCCACTCTTTTTACACATCGCCTGGGTTTGCAGATGAATTAGTACATATATTCCTTGCGAAAGGACTGACGAAAAAAAGCGAAAAGCAAATGCTCGATGACGACGAGTTTGTAGATGTGCTCGAAGTCACGTTAGAAGAAGCGTTGAAGATGGTTGAAGATAAACAAATTTACGATGCAAAAACGATTTACGCTCTTTTATATTGGCAACTGCATATGTAAAGCGGTCACCGCGACCGCTTTTTGTCATATCACGCCCCTTTTCCCATACAATGTAGTAACAGAGCGTGTAGGGGGATGGAGCGATGAGAAAACGATCATGGACGACAACATGGGGTCAACACGTACAAGAGCATTACACGACATATGTATTTACCGTCGTTCTTTTTGTGATGGGCATTATTTTTGGTGCTATTGTCGTCAATAGCTTAAGCTTTAGCCAAAAAGAAGATTTATATTATTATTTAACGAATTTTTTTGGACAAGTTTCTGCAGGAAACATGGCGAATGCACATGATGTATGGAAAGAAAGTTTTTTGCAAAATTTGAAATATATCGGCTTGATGTGGATTTTAGCGATGTCGCTTGTGGGGCTACCACTTATTTTAATTTTATTATTTTTAAAAGGCCTCGTTGTTGGATTTACAGTTGGGTTTTTAGTCAGCCAAATGGGGTGGAACGGATTTTTGCTAGCTTTCGTATCTGTCGTTCCGCAAAATATTATTCTCGTTCCGATCTTTATTGTGATGGCGGCTGTATCCATTTCATTTTCTTTAAAAATGATTCGTCATCAATTTGTGAAACGAACATATGAACCAATTTTTCGTGCGATGCTTCGCTATACGTTTGTTATGTTATCGTTTAGTATCGCTTTAGCGTTAGCCTCTTCTCTTGAGGCATACGTATCCCCGTTACTCATGAAAGAAGTTGTGCAATGGATAGAAAAATAATTATTATTTAATAATCATTTTATTTATTAATTTATAATCATTTTATTTTGACACGTTCCTTTCTTTTGTTATAATGAGAATGAGTAACGAGGGAGGCTTTTGACTGTTAACTGTTAACGATAAATGTATAAATGATAAATATTTACAAAAATCTGATGATCATTTTATGTAAAAAAGTCAAAAAGGGGCTGGAAGAAGATGATTCGCACGTACAAAGTCATGCTTCTGCCCAATAATAAGCAAAAGACGAAACTCTTTCAATGCGCAGGTGTTGCCAGATGGGCGTATAACTTTGCATTAGCACAACAACAAGAAAATGATAAACAAGGTGGTCAATTTTTAAGTGATGGTGAACTAAGAAAAAGGTTAACGCAGCTCAAACAAACGAAAGAGTACAGTTGGCTCAATCAATTCCCAAACAACATCACAAAACAAGCAATGAAAGATGCGTGTCAAGCCTACAAAAACTTTTTTGAAGGACGGGCGAAGTTTTCGAAGTTTAAAACAAAAAAGCGAACACGCCCAAGTTTTTATCAAGACACCGCCAAAATCAAAGTGACCGACACGCATGTGAAACTAGAAAAACTCACCCCATCTAAGAAGAAAACCAGGCAAAAATTGAATTGGGTTCGTTTGGCGGAACGAGGACGTATTCCGTACGGAAAACATGTAAAATACGTCAATCCGCGCATCGTGTTTGATGGGATGAACTGGTTTTTAACGGTCGGTGTAGAGGAAGCGGAAGTGAAACATGAAACGTACAACGAAGGCATCGGCATTGATTTAGGGATAAAACCGTTCGCTACCGTCAGCAATGGGATGACATTTCCTAACATCCATCACATGCCTCAAGTGAAAAAGCTTGAAAAACAAATGAAGCGAATGCAAAGAAAAATATCGCGAAAATATGAAATGAACAAAATCCAAATTGAAGGAGGTGAATTCCGTTACAGAAAAACGGAAAACATCAAGAAATATGAATTCCTTGTTTTGAAAAAACGCCGAAGGCTAAAAATATCCAGCTAAACTATACTCACCACATCACCACGACGTTGGTGAAAACCAAGCCAGCGTATGTCGTGATGGAAGACTTGAATACAAGTGGCATGTTAAAAAATCGGAAGCTATCGAAAGTGATTCAACAACAAACATTCCACGAGTTCAAGCGGCAAATGACGTACAAATGTGCATGGCATGGGATCGAGTTGATCGTGGCGGATCGGTTTTATCCGTCAAGCAAAATGTGTAGCCGTTGCGGTCATGTAAAAGAGAAGCTTTCTTTATCCGAACGGACGTATCGCTGTGAAGCTTGCGGGATAGAAATGGATCGCGACCTCAACGCAAGCATCAACTTGAAAAACTATGCCAAGTAAAGCACAACATGTACCCATCCGTTAGTGGGGAAGTGAAGCCTTCGGAGCGCCAAGGAAACGAGAGTAGCTTTTCGCGAAATCGGGCGCGATGAACAAGGAAGGAAACAGTCTTGTAAGTTTTCTGTAACGGGAAAGAGGATGGAAAGTCGGCTTGACCGAATAAAAAAACAACTGCATGCAGCAAGCTATAAATTAACGCCGCAACGTGAAGCGACAGTACGGGTGTTGCTCGAACATGAAGAAGATCATTTAAGCGCGGAAGATGTTTACCTCCTCGTGAAAGAAAAAGCTCCTGAGATTGGGTTAGCTACTGTATATCGCACGTTGGAGTTATTAACAGAATTGAAAATTGTCGATAAAATTAATTTCGGGGATGGCGTTTCCCGCTACGATCTTCGTAAAGAAGGTGCGGCTCACTTTCACCATCATTTAGTGTGCATTGAATGTGGCGCGGTTGATGAAATTCAAGAAGATTTATTAGAAGATGTCGAGGCGATTGTGGAACGGGATTGGAATTTTAAAATTAAAGATCACCGCTTGACGTTTCACGGCATTTGTCATCGTTGTCAAGATAAGCATGAGGGGCAGTAAAACCTTTTCGTCTATGAAAAGGTTTTTTCATTTATGTATAAAATACGTTGAAACGGGCATATCCTCTTACTATATGACAGTTGACGGAGGTATGCCATGAAAAGAATTGTAGACGTATTAAAGGTTTTTCTTTTATTTACGGGATGTACGATTTTATTTTATTATAGTATTGTATGGATGAGTGAAGAATATAACTATTACCGTCGCTACGATGAGCCGATGGGGTCAGCTGTGAAAGTATCGACGACGGAGCAACAAGAAACACATTGGCTCGATCGGCTATTGCTTTTCTATCAAATCGGGGAGTAGAGTGCGTGTGGAAGATCAAGTAAAAGATTTTATTCACTATTTAATTGTTGAGCGCAATTTAGCACATAACACGATCGTATCATATGAGCGTGACTTAAAAAAATACGTTCAATATTTACAAAAAGTCGAACAACTATGTCATTGGAACGATGTAAACCGTTTTCATATTATGCAATTTTTAAAGTTTTTGAAAGAAAAAGGAAGTTCACCGAAAACGATCGCCCGTCATCTAGCATCTGTTCGATCGTTTCATCAATTTTTATTGCGTGAAAAAGCGGTTGATCAAGATCCGACCGTTCATATCGAGACGCCGCAACTGCCACGAAAATTGCCTAACGTGTTATCGATGGCGGAAGTTGAGGCTTTACTCGAAGCACCGAAACAAAACACACCGTTTAGCATTCGCGATAAGGCGATGTTGGAACTTTTATATGCGACAGGTATTCGTGTAAGCGAGCTCATTCAATTGAACATATCTGACGTTCATTTGACGATGGGATTTATTCGTTGTTACGGAAAAGGTCGAAAAGAGCGCATCGTTCCAATCGGGAAAATGGCGACAGAAGCATTAAAGCGGTATATAGAGCAAGGTCGACCAGAACTGTTACAAAGAAAAAAGGGCACGACAGACGCGTTGTTTTTAAACCATCATGGTGAGCGTTTAACACGACAAGGATGCTGGAAAATTTTAAAGCGGCTCGCTCAAGAAGCGAACATTCAAAAACAATTAACTCCTCATACGTTGCGCCATTCGTTTGCGACGCATTTATTAGAAAATGGCGCCGATTTGCGCGCCGTGCAAGAAATGCTCGGACATGCGGATATTTCTACAACGCAAATTTATACGCACGTAACGAAAACGCGTTTAAAAGATGTATACAAACAGTTTCATCCACGAGCGTAACTGTGACGATAATTTGTCACAGTTTTTTTATTGCAATTCATTATGAAAACGTTTTATAATTTAGTTGTCAGACTTCTGACAAATAGGAACAATGCGTGATTTTGTTTCATAGTGGGCATGCTATGAAGCGAATGAAACGATTGGGGAGGTAAAACGGTGAAACCTGCATATAAACGTGTATTTTTAATTGTGATGGACTCAGTTGGAATTGGCGAAGCGCCAGATGCTGAAAAATATAACGATAAAGGCGCGGATACGCTTGGGCATATTGCACAACATCGCGGTGGCTTACATATGCCGAACATGGCCAAGCTAGGCTTAAGCAACATTCGTGAAATTGAAGGGATTCCAAAAGCAGAAAAGCCACTCGCGTATTTTACGAAAATGCAAGAAGCGTCCGCTGGAAAAGATACGATGACAGGTCATTGGGAGTTAATGGGTCTTCGTATCGATACACCGTTTCAAGTATTTCCTGACGGATTTCCAAACGAGCTAATTGAGGAATTAGAAAAACGAACAGGAAGAAAAGTGATCGGCAATAAACCAGCAAGTGGCACGGCGATTATTGATGAACTTGGCCCTGAACATATGGAAACAGGTGCGCTTATTGTATATACGTCAGCCGACTCAGTGTTACAAATCGCAGCGCATGAAGAAATCATCCCGTTAGAAGAACTATATCGCATTTGTAAAATTGCGCGTGAATTGACGCTTGATGAAAAGTATATGGTCGGTCGCGTCATTGCTCGTCCATTCATCGGCACGCCAGGCAATTTCCAGCGTACAGCCAACCGTCATGACTATGCGTTAAAACCGTTCGGACGAACGGTGATGAACGAACTGCAAGATGCTGGGTATGATGTCATTGCGATCGGAAAAATTGCTGACATTTACGATAACGAAGGTGTGACACAAACGTTGCGCACAAAATCAAACATGGACGGAATGGACAAATTAGTCGATACGTTGCAAATGGACTTTACGGGACTCAGCTTTTTGAACCTTGTCGATTTTGATGCGTTGTACGGTCATCGCCGTGATCCAAAAGGATATGGTGATGCGTTAGAAGAGTTCGACGCCCGTTTACCAGAAGTGTTTGAACGTTTAAAAGAAGACGATTTATTAATCATTACAGCGGATCATGGAAATGACCCGGTTCATCACGGCACAGATCATACGCGTGAATACGTACCGCTTCTTGTGTATAGCCCACGCATGAACGGAGGTAAACAACTTCCATTGCGTGAAACGTTTGCAGATGTAGGGGCAACGATTGCAGAAAACTTCGGTGTGAAGATGCCAAAATACGGAACGAGTTTTTTACAAGAGTTGAAATAAGGAGCGTGAACAAATGAATCGAACAGCTATTGAACAAGCGGCACAATTTTTAAAAGAAAAGTTTCCAACTCCACCGCAAATCGGTCTTATTCTTGGTTCTGGCTTAGGTGTGTTGGCCGATGAAATTGAACAAGCCATTAAAATTCCGTACAGCGACATTCCGAATTTCCCTGTATCGACGGTCGAAGGGCATGCAGGTCAGCTCGTATATGGCCAGTTAGAAGGGGCGACTGTCATCGTCATGCAAGGGCGCTTCCATTACTATGAGGGGTACAGTTTCGATAAAGTGACGTTTCCTGTCCGTGTGATGAAAGCGCTCGGTGTTGAGCAATTAATTGTGACAAATGCCGCAGGCGGTGTAAACGAATCGTTCGAACCAGGCGATTTAATGATTATTTCGGATCACATTAATAACATGGGCGGCAATCCGCTTATCGGCCCAAATGACCCAGCACTTGGCGTGCGCTTTCCAGACATGACAGAAGCGTATAGTAAACGACTTCGTCAACTCGCCAAAGATGTGGCAAATGACATCGGTTTACGTGTACGTGAAGGTGTGTATGTCGCCAATACCGGTCCAGCATACGAAACGCCGGCAGAAATTCGTATGATTCGTGTCATGGGTGGCGATGCAGTCGGTATGTCAACGGTACCTGAAGTGATCGTTGCTCGTCATGCCGGGATGGAAGTACTCGGTATTTCGTGTATTTCGAATATGGCCGCAGGTATTTTAGATCAGCCACTCACACATGATGAAGTCATCGAAACGACGGAAAAAGTAAAAGCCGACTTTTTGCGATTTGTCAAAGCGATCGTGCGTAGCATGGCGAAAAAATAAACGAGAAGGTGAACGACGATGAGAATGGTCGATTTAATTGAGAAAAAACGTGATGGTCATGCGTTAACGAAGGAAGAAATTCAATTTATTATTGAAGGCTATACAAAAGGTGACATTCCTGATTATCAAATGAGTGCGTTAGCGATGGCGATTTTTTTCCGTGGCATGAACGAAGAAGAGACGGCGGAATTAACGATGGCGATGGTGCATTCAGGGGATACGATCGACCTCTCGAGAATTGAGGGCATTAAAGTTGATAAACATTCAACAGGTGGGGTAGGCGATACGACGACTCTCGTTTTAGGTCCGCTTGTTGCTTCTGTCGGCGTTCCGGTTGCGAAAATGTCTGGGCGTGGGCTCGGTCATACGGGCGGAACGATCGATAAATTAGAATCTGTGCCAGGATTTCATGTTGAAATTAGCAATGATGAATTTATCGATCTTGTTAATAAAAATAAAATTGCGGTTGTCGGTCAGTCGGGAAACTTAACGCCAGCTGATAAGAAACTGTACGCGCTTCGCGATGTGACAGCAACGGTCAATAGCATTCCGTTAATTGCCTCATCGATTATGAGCAAAAAAATTGCCGCAGGGGCAGATGCGATCGTACTTGACGTAAAAACAGGTGCGGGCGCGTTTATGAAAGATTTAAACGATGCGAAAGCATTAGCGAAAGCGATGGTGGATATCGGAAATCGGGTTGGACGTAAAACGATGGCAATTATTTCTGATATGAGCCAGCCGCTCGGTTATGCGATCGGAAATGCGCTTGAAGTAAAAGAAGCGATCGATACGTTAAAAGGCGAAGGTCCAGAAGATTTACAAGAACTGTGCTTAGTGCTTGGTAGCCACATGGTATATTTAGCGGAAAAAGCATCTTCGCTTGAAGAAGCTCGTCATATGTTAGAAAAAGCGATGAAAGACGGTTCAGCCCTTCAAACATTTAAAACGTTCTTAGCTGCACAAGGTGGCGATGCATCTGTTGTCGATGACCCAAGCAAATTACCGCAAGCGAAATATGTCATTGAACTTGAAGCAAAAGAAGATGGATACGTATCGGAAATTGTCGCCGATGCGGTCGGAACGGCAGCAATGTGGCTCGGTGCGGGGCGTGCGACGAAAGAATCGACAATCGACTTAGCGGTCGGTTTAGTGCTTCGTAAAAAAGTGGGCGATGCGGTGAAAAAAGGTGAATCGCTCGTTACGATTTACAGCAACCGCGAACAAATTGATGATGTAAAACAAAAACTATATGAAAACATTCGTATTTCAGCAACACCTGTTCAAGCTCCAACATTAATTTACGATAAAATTTCGTAACCTGAAGGATTTATTCCTTCAGGTTTTTTTATGTATAAAAAAATAAAAAATGGAAAGGATGGCAAGTATAAAGAAATGGAGGGTTGGAGATGAAGCGATTTTTTTACGCACTTGCCATCGTGTTATTATTTGTTCCGATCGTATCCGTGCATGCGGAACAACCGAAAGTTGAGTTAGCAACGGAGGCAAGATCGGCCATTTTAATTGAACGAGATACAGGGGCTATTTTGTATGAAAAAAATGCCCACGAGCCACTTCCGCCAGCGAGCATGACGAAAATTATGACGATGCTTCTCATTATGGAAGCGATTGATCAAGGGAAGTTAAAGTTAGACGAACGGGTGCGGGCAAGTGAATACGCTGCATCGATGGGTGGTTCGCAAATTTTTCTTGAACCAGGAGAAGAAATGACGGTTGACGATTTGTTAAAAGGTATTGCGATCGGATCGGGCAATGATGCGTCCGTTGCGTTAGCGGAACGAATTGCAGGATCAGAAGAAGCGTTCGTCCATCTGATGAACGAAAAAGCAAGACAGCTTGGGCTCAAGCATACGGCATTTGAAAATACGACAGGTTTACCAGCGAAAAATCATTATAGCACCGCGTACGATATGGCGATGATGGCGAAGGAACTATTGAAATATGATTTAATTACAAAATACACAGGTACGTATGAAGATTATTTGCGAGAAAATACGGATAAAAAATTTTGGCTGGTCAATACAAATCGCCTCGTGAAATTTTATCCGGGTGTTGACGGATTAAAAACAGGTTATACGAGCGAAGCGAAATATTGTTTAACGGCAACAGCGAAAAAAGGGAATATGCGCGTTATTGCTGTTGTGTTTGGAGCGCCAACACCAAAGGCAAGAAACGCCCAAATTACGAAAATGTTAGATTACGCTTTTAGCCACTACGAAACGAAACCACTTTATAAAAAAGGGGAAACGATCACCATGCTTCCTGTCAGCAAAGGAAAGAAAAAGTCGGTCGCCGTTGTGACGTCTGAGCCCATTTCTGTTTTGTTGAAAAAAGGGGAAAAATCAGACGCAGTAAAAACGACATGGAAGTTAAAAGAAACAGTGAAAGCACCTGTGAAAAAAGGAGATACACTCGGTACGCTCGTTGTGAAAAAAGATGGAACGGTGATTGCCAAAAGTCCTTTAGTGGCAAAAGAACAAGTGGACGAAGCAAATATATGGGAGTTGTTCAAACGAATGTTTAACTCATTCTCACGCACATCTTGACGAAACGAGGCGAATAACGACTAGTTTTGTCGGGAAGAAGGATTGTCGTTTAAACAAATCGAATTCTTCCTTAACCTAAACGGATAAGGAGGAAACGATCGTGAGTTTATCGATTCAATTAGAAGTGAAACAACATGTATTGCTCGTACGATTAGCTGGCGAGCTCGATCATCATACAGCGGAACAGTTGCGTGCAGAAATTACGGATGTATTAGAACGAGAACGAATAAAAGCAATCGTTTTAAACTTAAATGAGTTAACGTTTATGGATAGCTCAGGATTAGGTGTTATTTTAGGAAGATATAAACAAATACAACGCATGGGTGGAGAGATGGTTGTCTGTTCCGTTTCTCCTTCCATTAAGCGTTTATTTGATATGTCAGGGCTGTTTAAAATTATTCGTTTAGAAGTGAATGAACAGTATGCATTACAAACGTTGGGGGTGGCGTAAATGAGAAATGAAATGCACCTTCAGTTTTCCGCCCTCAGCCAAAATGAATCGTTTGCTCGTGTGACGGTTGCAGCGTTTGTTGCGCAACTCGATCCGACGCTCGATGAGTTAACCGAAATTAAAACAGTCGTATCTGAAGCTGTAACAAATGCGATTATTCACGGCTACGAAAATGATCCAAGCGGCGTTGTCTACATTTCTGTCATCATTGAAGGACATACGGTTCATTTAACGATTCGCGACCACGGAAAAGGGATTGAAAATGTGGAAGAAGCGCGACAGCCGTTATTTACGACAAAGCCAGAGCTCGAGCGTTCTGGTATGGGTTTTACAATTATGGAGAATTTCATGGATGAAGTAAACATTTACTCAAAAGTGAATGAAGGAACAACGGTGGAGCTGATTAAGCATTTAACGAAAAGCAAAGCGCTATGTAATTAAGGGAGACGTGCCTATGGATGTCGAGGTACAAGCTGTCAAAGACCATGAGATCAAAGAATTGATTCGGAGGAGCCAGCAAGGTGATCAGCAAGCGCGCGATGAGATTATTGAAAAAAATATGCGGCTTGTTTGGTCGGTTGTGCAGCGGTTTTTAAACCGCGGATACGAGCCTGAAGATTTGTTTCAAATCGGTTGCATCGGTTTAATGAAATCGGTCGATAAGTTTGATTTATCTTACGACGTCAAATTTTCAACGTATGCGGTACCGATGATTCTTGGGGAAATTCAACGATTCATTCGCGATGATGGGTCCGTCAAAGTGAGCCGTTCATTAAAAGAAATTGGCAATAAAATTAGAAAGGCAAAAGACGAATTATCGAAACAAAACGGTCGCGTCCCAACGGTGAATGAAATTGCACAGTTTTTGCAAATTTCACCCGAGGATGTTGTGCTAGCTCAAGAAGCTGTCCGTTCACCGACGTCCATTCATGAAACGGTGTACGAAAACGATGGTGATCCGATTACGCTGCTCGATCAAATTGCGGACGAACAAGACGTTTGGTTTGACAAAATCGCATTAAAAAAAGCAATGGAAGAGCTAGATGAACGAGAGCGACTCATCGTCTACTTGCGCTATTATAAAGACCAAACCCAATCAGAAGTGGCAGCTAGATTAGGCATCTCTCAAGTACAAGTGTCTCGTTTAGAGAAGAAAATATTGCAACAAATGAAAGCCCGAATGGATGAATAAGTCCGTTCGGGCTTTTATGCATATACATAACGATCATATCTCATACTACTAGTACAACGATGGAAGCAAGGTGTCAGTATGAAAGAAACGATTTTTTTGAAAATGCGTCATCGTATTCAAGTGAAGCCGAATGCAACGATTCGGGTAGGGGATGTGGCACAAGTTGTCGCAACAAAACGAATCGATGATATTGTACAAACTCCTATTTATACGGTGCAGAGAAAAGATCGCAACATTGTCATTATCGATGTGATGCATGTGATGAAAGCGTTAATGAACGTTGTTCCTCAAGACGATATTCAATCGCTTGGACCGTCCCAAACGATCGTTGAGGTCGTTTATGAGAAAAAGCGTTGGGGGTATTTGTACGTCCCAATCGTATGGCTTCTTCTATTCATTGGCTCCGGTCTTGCGATTATGAACTTTCACGAAGATGTGAGCATGCAGCAAGTGCAGCAACGGTTATATCGAGTCATTACAGGAAAGGACGTAGAAAAACCGTTATGGTTTCAAATTCCGTATTCGCTCGGGCTTGGAATTGGCATGATTTTATTTTTTAATCACTTTTTTAAAAAGCGAATTAATGAAGAACCGAGCCCACTTGAAGTTGAGATGTTTCAATACCAACAATCGCTCGATCAATATGTCATTATGCATGAAAATAAAGAGGCAATGAGGCGAATGGATGATGATTCGTGAGTTCGTTGTAGCTTTTGTTGGATTGGCAGGAGGACTAGCTGTCGGTTCTGGTTTTGTCGCATTTTTAACTGTTCTCGGTGTTATTCCACGCTTGACCCAACTCACAAAAACGATGAAATGGATTGCGACGTATGAATGGGGTGTTGTGCTTGGTGCGGTTGTAAGTAGCTGGGTTAGCTTGCGCGATCCGTTGCTTTCTTTTCCGCCAATTGTGACAAGTGTCATCGGTTTATTGAGCGGAGTGTTCGTCGGTATGCTTGCTGCGGCATTAACGGAAGTGTTAAATGTGTTTCCGATTTTAGCAAAACGGCTTGGTATCGATGAACAAATTGTCATGTTACTCATGGCAATGGTGTTTGGTAAAGTCGCAGGATCTCTTTTCCATTGGATATATTTCGTTGATCGCTAGGAGGAGGCGTATGTTGAAAGTTTTTTTAGTCGGTGGATTCATTGCGGTCGTTGCCCAAGCGCTTCGCGATATGTACATCATATTGTTTCATATGGGTGAAGCGGAAGCCGTTCGCTGGATGAACGGGACGTTGATGGTATGTGCTGCGATACTTACGCCAATCCGATTTTATCGCCGATTGACACAATTTGCAGGAGCGGGAATGATTGTACCGATGATGAGTCTAGCGAACATATGGAGTGCTAGCGCTCTTGAGTATCGCAATGAGGGAGTAGCAGAACATATGCTTTCTGTTGGCGGGAGTATCATTGTCACATTAGTTGTCGCATCATACGTTGCAGCGTTGTTTTTGTAAGGGGGGGTTTGATGAAAAAAATAGGAGAGCAAACGATTGTATTTGAGAAAAACATTTACATCGAATCGAGCGGCACCGTCGTTGGACCGAAAGAGCGTGAAGGTCCGCTCGGCCCATCATTTGATCGTGCTTACGACGATTTATATTGCGGTGAACAAAGTTGGGAGCTCGCGGAACGGCGACTTATGAAAGAAGCGATTATGATTTGCTTAACGAAAGGAAAAGTACAAACGCACGATGTCGATTTATTTATCGCGGGGGATTTACTTAATCAAACGGTTACTGCGAACTATGTTGCAAGTGAATTACATATTCCATTTTTAGGGGTATTTAGCGCTTGTTCAACGATGACGGAAGCCATGCTTGTGGCTAGTACGTTCATTGATGGTGCATTTGCCCATCGTGTGCTAGTTGCAACAAGCAGTCACTACGGTGCAGCTGAACGTCAATTTCGTTTCCCGACGACAATTGGCGTTCAAAAGGGGGAAAGCGCATCGTGGACTGTAACAGGGGGAGCAGCAGCGCTATTAAGTACGACACGTTCGCCATTTCGGATTCGCACGGCAACGATCGGACGCGTGATCGATAGCGGTGTGACGGATCCGCTCGATATGGGACGAGCGATGGCACCAGCAGCATTTGCAACGATTAGGCAACATTTGATAGACTGTGGGCTTTCGATCGAAGCGTATGATGTGATTATCACAGGGGATTTAGGAAAAGTTGGGAGTAGTGAATTAAAGTCGTTATGCTATGATGCGGGCATGAACTTAAGCGAGAGATACGATGACTGTGGTGTGCTTATTTACGATACGGAACAACAAGCA
It encodes:
- a CDS encoding ADP-ribose pyrophosphatase, yielding MDHLYEKTMNQQRIFSGKVIDVYVEDVLLPNGETSKREIVKHPGAVAVLAITEENKIVLVRQYRKALERVLVEIPAGKLEKGEAPLETAKRELEEETGYVCEKMEPLHSFYTSPGFADELVHIFLAKGLTKKSEKQMLDDDEFVDVLEVTLEEALKMVEDKQIYDAKTIYALLYWQLHM
- a CDS encoding stage II sporulation protein M; the encoded protein is MRKRSWTTTWGQHVQEHYTTYVFTVVLFVMGIIFGAIVVNSLSFSQKEDLYYYLTNFFGQVSAGNMANAHDVWKESFLQNLKYIGLMWILAMSLVGLPLILILLFLKGLVVGFTVGFLVSQMGWNGFLLAFVSVVPQNIILVPIFIVMAAVSISFSLKMIRHQFVKRTYEPIFRAMLRYTFVMLSFSIALALASSLEAYVSPLLMKEVVQWIEK
- a CDS encoding transposase; protein product: MIRTYKVMLLPNNKQKTKLFQCAGVARWAYNFALAQQQENDKQGGQFLSDGELRKRLTQLKQTKEYSWLNQFPNNITKQAMKDACQAYKNFFEGRAKFSKFKTKKRTRPSFYQDTAKIKVTDTHVKLEKLTPSKKKTRQKLNWVRLAERGRIPYGKHVKYVNPRIVFDGMNWFLTVGVEEAEVKHETYNEGIGIDLGIKPFATVSNGMTFPNIHHMPQVKKLEKQMKRMQRKISRKYEMNKIQIEGGEFRYRKTENIKKYEFLVLKKRRRLKISS
- a CDS encoding transposase; the protein is MEDLNTSGMLKNRKLSKVIQQQTFHEFKRQMTYKCAWHGIELIVADRFYPSSKMCSRCGHVKEKLSLSERTYRCEACGIEMDRDLNASINLKNYAK
- a CDS encoding transcriptional repressor, whose translation is MESRLDRIKKQLHAASYKLTPQREATVRVLLEHEEDHLSAEDVYLLVKEKAPEIGLATVYRTLELLTELKIVDKINFGDGVSRYDLRKEGAAHFHHHLVCIECGAVDEIQEDLLEDVEAIVERDWNFKIKDHRLTFHGICHRCQDKHEGQ
- a CDS encoding site-specific tyrosine recombinase XerD, whose amino-acid sequence is MEDQVKDFIHYLIVERNLAHNTIVSYERDLKKYVQYLQKVEQLCHWNDVNRFHIMQFLKFLKEKGSSPKTIARHLASVRSFHQFLLREKAVDQDPTVHIETPQLPRKLPNVLSMAEVEALLEAPKQNTPFSIRDKAMLELLYATGIRVSELIQLNISDVHLTMGFIRCYGKGRKERIVPIGKMATEALKRYIEQGRPELLQRKKGTTDALFLNHHGERLTRQGCWKILKRLAQEANIQKQLTPHTLRHSFATHLLENGADLRAVQEMLGHADISTTQIYTHVTKTRLKDVYKQFHPRA
- a CDS encoding phosphopentomutase; amino-acid sequence: MKPAYKRVFLIVMDSVGIGEAPDAEKYNDKGADTLGHIAQHRGGLHMPNMAKLGLSNIREIEGIPKAEKPLAYFTKMQEASAGKDTMTGHWELMGLRIDTPFQVFPDGFPNELIEELEKRTGRKVIGNKPASGTAIIDELGPEHMETGALIVYTSADSVLQIAAHEEIIPLEELYRICKIARELTLDEKYMVGRVIARPFIGTPGNFQRTANRHDYALKPFGRTVMNELQDAGYDVIAIGKIADIYDNEGVTQTLRTKSNMDGMDKLVDTLQMDFTGLSFLNLVDFDALYGHRRDPKGYGDALEEFDARLPEVFERLKEDDLLIITADHGNDPVHHGTDHTREYVPLLVYSPRMNGGKQLPLRETFADVGATIAENFGVKMPKYGTSFLQELK
- a CDS encoding purine-nucleoside phosphorylase, producing the protein MNRTAIEQAAQFLKEKFPTPPQIGLILGSGLGVLADEIEQAIKIPYSDIPNFPVSTVEGHAGQLVYGQLEGATVIVMQGRFHYYEGYSFDKVTFPVRVMKALGVEQLIVTNAAGGVNESFEPGDLMIISDHINNMGGNPLIGPNDPALGVRFPDMTEAYSKRLRQLAKDVANDIGLRVREGVYVANTGPAYETPAEIRMIRVMGGDAVGMSTVPEVIVARHAGMEVLGISCISNMAAGILDQPLTHDEVIETTEKVKADFLRFVKAIVRSMAKK